aagataaagaaaatgaatcttATAAAAGAATCTGATGACAAAGAATAGTGTTAAACAATGTCATTTTTATTAACTGTTAGATCTTGATCTTTATACATTTTAAGGTACTGGGAAAATGCACTAGCTAAATGAATCTTATAACTTTAAAAACTCGAATAGTCTAAGACTTTGATTATGACATTCTGATACTATActgtagtactccctccgtcccaaatctTTTGtcttatttgacttttttgtggtcaaattgaccaaattttgagtAGTGAACACAGTACCACATTCGTTAACATGCTTGCAATGTTTGATTACTCTCTGCAGAGGCAAATTTGTTGTTCCTAGAATCCCCTGTTGGAGTCGGATTTTCTTACACGAATACCAGCAGTGATATCAGCAATCTTGGTGATACAATTACAGGTGTGGGAACATACACACTTACATAAAGTATAAATTGAACATAGTGTGGTAATATGCTCTTACTATTCTGTTCCGGTTTTATCAGCCAAGGACTCGTATATATTTCTAGTGAACTGGTTTAAGAGGTTCCCTCAGTTCAAGTCCCATGACTTCTACATTGCTGGAGAGAGTTATGCAGGTATGCATTTTCATCTGCAAATGCAGTACATAGATCAGAATTTCGTATAATTTTTCCGCGATGTATGTTCCTAATCAGTGTTCATGGTATGATTCCAGGTCACTATGTTCCTCAACTTTCTGAAGTCATTTTTGATAGTAATAAGCATGTCTCGAAGgaagaatatataaatttcaaggGATTTATGGTAATCAGTTCTATACTTCAATTCTAAGCAAGAATAAATAGTTCAATTCGAGTTATTGCAAGATGAAGTTACTAAGATTACATGTAAATGTAGATTGGGAATGCATTGTTGGATGACGAAACTGATCAGAAAGGAATGATTGATTATGCATGGGATCATGCTGTAATATCTGATCACCTTTACGACGAACTTAAGCTTGAGTGCAACTTCAGTGAACGTAATCAAACAGATGCCTGTGGCGATGCCCTTGATAAATATTACAATGTTTACAAGATCATAGACATGTATAGCTTGTACACACCTTCGTGCTTTGATAACAACGGAACCAGCATCAGTAGGCAGCTGCCAAAGATCCATGGCATTGCCCCTCATTTGTTCTCCAAACATGTGAGTTTTCTTCTGACACAACCATAAAAGATCATATGATATAAAACTAATGGTttttataaattcattaaaatcgcTCCCTTGATTTTGCAGGATGGATGGCACAAGAAACCAGCTGGTTATGACCCTTGCTTATCAGAGTATACAGAAGTGTATCTGAACAGAGCTGATGTGCAGAAAGCACTTCATGCAAATGTCAcaaaaatatcatatccttGGACTCACTGCAGGTACAACTTGAATTTTATATGTAATCAAATCTAAAGAGCATTCTGCTCGGATAAATCCAATGTATGGTTCTCATCGAGACAGGATATGTATTGCAGTGATGCTATATCATTTTGGGAAGATGCGCCATCTTCTGTGCTACCAGTTATCCGAAAGCTTGTGAATGGTGGCCTTCGTGTATGGATATTTAGGTACACTTAACCTACTAATAACTTAATGCCGATCTGTAAAATGTTTAAGAATGTTTATTGTTGCCTGGTGGAAGATGAGTTGATTGTTTCGAACATAACAGATGCTTAATGTTGTATTTGCAGTGGAGATACTGATGGAAGAATACCAGTAACAGCAACAAGGTTAACACTGAAGAAGTTAGGACTCAAGACTGTTAAAGATTGGACTCCTTGGTACAGCAATCAACAAGTAATCATCCAATCTTAAGAAGTTTAACCAGCAACTTAATAATCTATTTATTATATGcattaagattttatttataaatctgTTCTCAAGAACTAACAGATTTGAAACTCATAGGTTGGTGGATGGACAATAGAGTATGAAGGGCTGATGTTTGTTACTGTAAGAGGAGCTGGACATCAAGTTCCAACCTTTAAGCCCAAAGAAGCCCTTCAACTAGTCAGGCATTTTTTGGCCGATAAGAAGTTGCCAATCACTCCATATTAAAACTTTGAATCCTTCTTCTAACAGaaagggaagaagaagaagaaaatagaGTCCATTATATAACTTATTGAatgtaatttaacatttttattaCAGAGTATAATAGATCTTCCTCTGCAATCCTGTTTTTCTGATATCAGTCTCACTTCAAGTGTTTTTTTGTTGATCATTCTTATTGTAGTGAGATTTGTTCATTTCCTCGACTGATTCTGTTCATAACGTGTCTAGGTTCTATTCAGAAATGTAAAATAGAGAAGGCTAGGTATGAAATGTAGCAATATATACTGGCATACTGCAACTACATGCAGTGATAATGTGATCTTATGTGTGCAAATATGTGTGTATTATCTATACTTTACCTACATGGCTAAATATACTCGAGGCCCTTTCAGTGCCTCAATACTCTACTTATCATTGCCTATCTTACTTTGAACAGCCTCTACTACTTTTGCTACATATAGGCCTATGAGATACCATGTAATACCTGTTAGAATCACCGGTAACCATGAGCTATTCACAAACTCCAACGCAAAAGAACCGTATATATGATCTTGAAGTCCCCCAGCAGAGCCTTCTCCAATCTGTGCTCGGACAATCACTGCTGCAACCATGGATAATCCCAGTGGAACAAAGTCTACAAATGGGTTGTTTTGTTTCTTCCTTAGAGCGACATTTCTT
This genomic window from Daucus carota subsp. sativus chromosome 7, DH1 v3.0, whole genome shotgun sequence contains:
- the LOC108196764 gene encoding serine carboxypeptidase-like 34; this encodes MAVSKFMNSFNINIVVVFLVVVVLDGVVLARHQPSEVSYEEAKAQQGADRIGKLPGQPEVSFKQYSGYVTVNESHGRALFYWFFEATEAPEKKPLLLWLNGGPGCSSIGYGEAEELGPFLTQKGKPELSFNKHSWNKEANLLFLESPVGVGFSYTNTSSDISNLGDTITAKDSYIFLVNWFKRFPQFKSHDFYIAGESYAGHYVPQLSEVIFDSNKHVSKEEYINFKGFMIGNALLDDETDQKGMIDYAWDHAVISDHLYDELKLECNFSERNQTDACGDALDKYYNVYKIIDMYSLYTPSCFDNNGTSISRQLPKIHGIAPHLFSKHDGWHKKPAGYDPCLSEYTEVYLNRADVQKALHANVTKISYPWTHCSDAISFWEDAPSSVLPVIRKLVNGGLRVWIFSGDTDGRIPVTATRLTLKKLGLKTVKDWTPWYSNQQVGGWTIEYEGLMFVTVRGAGHQVPTFKPKEALQLVRHFLADKKLPITPY